A single window of Solea solea chromosome 9, fSolSol10.1, whole genome shotgun sequence DNA harbors:
- the LOC131465132 gene encoding receptor-type tyrosine-protein phosphatase C-like isoform X1 has translation MTVVWRLVLLLLTAAPTGAPSLCSYSVTPIKFGFRIDFSNSPSGDYNIAFTEDGRPDIKITSNVPVSNQTSSYDIQGLKPCTEYEHHVTFLHSDGNVTLCNGSNYKSTTTEMNAGDVKEVNSKPGHVCYQTDWDISSLQSTQSHISPLPHGNKMFCVKPGFNDICSDFIFTSKNCVNAFFTLTKYITDEFLKPEEIKQIPADKLPAEIKPELPPNCNTLTSNYTCWEYSRDNELKTLSELEPFTDYSCTGQIKDNNVLIKNTSVLRFRVDCDLTITVTKPSPTNTSVELIWETTSQKCEDNYLQNLKYFCSCGNAPLAHRTPGTKLRSGGECNISGLKPFTKYKCKVQPTYNGQHLKEHHQNIETQVGVPEPVTMKLHLQEHNVIQVTCDPPQFNGPQKTYKAQVYYGSERVGNKELSNTCGFVFDNLRYSTTYKVQVTASNGKFESAPNINSITTNYDDKAVIGFLIVLTPLALLLVTYMIYILKKRRTRDDNRDEVFLSTVIYSCVPRSHGGKS, from the exons ATGACTGTTGTCTGGAGACTCGTATTGTTGCTGCTTACAG CAGCCCCTACAGGCGCCCCTTCACTGT GTTCTTACTCTGTAACACCCATCAAGTTTGGCTTCCGGATTGATTTCTCAAACTCTCCCAGCGGTGACTACAACATAGCCTTTACTGAAGACGGCCGACCAGATATTAAGATAACATCCAACGTTCCTGTCTCCAACCAAACCTCATCATATGACATCCAAGGGCTGAAGCCCTGCACTGAATATGAGCATCACGTCACATTTCTTCACAGTGATGGAAACGTAACATTGTGTAACGGCTCCAATTATAAATCTACAACAActgaaatga atGCCGGTGACGTTAAAGAAGTCAACTCCAAACCTGGACATGTTTGTTACCAAACTGATTGGGACATCAGTTCTTTACAATCAACACAAAGCCACATTTCACCTCTGCCACATGGAAATAAGATGTTCTGTGTCAAACCTGGTTTTAATGACATTTGCTCGGATTTTATCTTCACGTCAAAAAACTGTGTGAACGCATTCTTTACCCTCACCAAATACATCACTGATG agtttttgaaaccagaggaaataaaacagattCCTGCAGATAAACTTCCTGCAGAAATAAAACCAGAATTACCACCAAACTGTAATACCCTCACCAGTAATTACACCTGCTGGG AATACAGCAGAGACAATGAGCTGAAGACATTGTCTGAACTGGAGCCTTTCACTGACTACAGTTGTACTGGTCAGATCAAGGACAACAATGTcctcataaaaaacacaagtgttCTTCGCTTCCGGGTTGACTGTG ATCTAACAATAACCGTCACAAAGCCAAGTCCAACTAATACGTCCGTTGAGTTGATTTGGGAAACAACCAGTCAAAAGTGTGAAGACAACTATCTTCAGAATCTTAAATACTTCTGCAGCTGTGGAAACGCTCCCCTCGCTCATAGAA CTCCAGGTACCAAACTGAGGTCAGGAGGAGAGTGTAACATTTCTGGACTGAAGCCATTCaccaaatacaaatgtaaagtCCAGCCTACTTACAACGGTCAACATCTCAAGGAACATCACCAAAACATTGAAACTCAAGTTGGAG TACCGGAACCAGTTACAATGAAACTGCATCTTCAAGAGCATAATGTGATTCAAGTGACATGTGACCCTCCACAGTTTAATGGGCCTCAGAAAACCTACAAAGCACAAGTCTATTATGGTAGTGAGAGAGTGGGAAATAAAGAACTAAGTAATACATGTGGCTTTGTATTCGACAATCTGAGATACTCCACAACCTACAAAGTGCAG gTGACGGCATCCAATGGCAAATTCGAGAGCGCCCCCAACATTAACTCAATTACTACcaact ATGATGACAAAGCTGTCATTGGTTTTCTCATCGTCCTCACGCCTCTGGCTCTGCTGCTTGTTACCTACATGATCTACATTCTGAAGAAGAGAAGGACTCG TGACGACAACAGAGATGAGGTGTTTCTGTCAACAGTGA TTTACAGTTGTGTTCCTCGATCTCACGGAGGAAAATCCTGA
- the LOC131465132 gene encoding receptor-type tyrosine-protein phosphatase C-like isoform X2 has product MTVVWRLVLLLLTAAPTGAPSLCSYSVTPIKFGFRIDFSNSPSGDYNIAFTEDGRPDIKITSNVPVSNQTSSYDIQGLKPCTEYEHHVTFLHSDGNVTLCNGSNYKSTTTEMNAGDVKEVNSKPGHVCYQTDWDISSLQSTQSHISPLPHGNKMFCVKPGFNDICSDFIFTSKNCVNAFFTLTKYITDEFLKPEEIKQIPADKLPAEIKPELPPNCNTLTSNYTCWEYSRDNELKTLSELEPFTDYSCTGQIKDNNVLIKNTSVLRFRVDCDLTITVTKPSPTNTSVELIWETTSQKCEDNYLQNLKYFCSCGNAPLAHRSTKLRSGGECNISGLKPFTKYKCKVQPTYNGQHLKEHHQNIETQVGVPEPVTMKLHLQEHNVIQVTCDPPQFNGPQKTYKAQVYYGSERVGNKELSNTCGFVFDNLRYSTTYKVQVTASNGKFESAPNINSITTNYDDKAVIGFLIVLTPLALLLVTYMIYILKKRRTRDDNRDEVFLSTVIYSCVPRSHGGKS; this is encoded by the exons ATGACTGTTGTCTGGAGACTCGTATTGTTGCTGCTTACAG CAGCCCCTACAGGCGCCCCTTCACTGT GTTCTTACTCTGTAACACCCATCAAGTTTGGCTTCCGGATTGATTTCTCAAACTCTCCCAGCGGTGACTACAACATAGCCTTTACTGAAGACGGCCGACCAGATATTAAGATAACATCCAACGTTCCTGTCTCCAACCAAACCTCATCATATGACATCCAAGGGCTGAAGCCCTGCACTGAATATGAGCATCACGTCACATTTCTTCACAGTGATGGAAACGTAACATTGTGTAACGGCTCCAATTATAAATCTACAACAActgaaatga atGCCGGTGACGTTAAAGAAGTCAACTCCAAACCTGGACATGTTTGTTACCAAACTGATTGGGACATCAGTTCTTTACAATCAACACAAAGCCACATTTCACCTCTGCCACATGGAAATAAGATGTTCTGTGTCAAACCTGGTTTTAATGACATTTGCTCGGATTTTATCTTCACGTCAAAAAACTGTGTGAACGCATTCTTTACCCTCACCAAATACATCACTGATG agtttttgaaaccagaggaaataaaacagattCCTGCAGATAAACTTCCTGCAGAAATAAAACCAGAATTACCACCAAACTGTAATACCCTCACCAGTAATTACACCTGCTGGG AATACAGCAGAGACAATGAGCTGAAGACATTGTCTGAACTGGAGCCTTTCACTGACTACAGTTGTACTGGTCAGATCAAGGACAACAATGTcctcataaaaaacacaagtgttCTTCGCTTCCGGGTTGACTGTG ATCTAACAATAACCGTCACAAAGCCAAGTCCAACTAATACGTCCGTTGAGTTGATTTGGGAAACAACCAGTCAAAAGTGTGAAGACAACTATCTTCAGAATCTTAAATACTTCTGCAGCTGTGGAAACGCTCCCCTCGCTCATAGAA GTACCAAACTGAGGTCAGGAGGAGAGTGTAACATTTCTGGACTGAAGCCATTCaccaaatacaaatgtaaagtCCAGCCTACTTACAACGGTCAACATCTCAAGGAACATCACCAAAACATTGAAACTCAAGTTGGAG TACCGGAACCAGTTACAATGAAACTGCATCTTCAAGAGCATAATGTGATTCAAGTGACATGTGACCCTCCACAGTTTAATGGGCCTCAGAAAACCTACAAAGCACAAGTCTATTATGGTAGTGAGAGAGTGGGAAATAAAGAACTAAGTAATACATGTGGCTTTGTATTCGACAATCTGAGATACTCCACAACCTACAAAGTGCAG gTGACGGCATCCAATGGCAAATTCGAGAGCGCCCCCAACATTAACTCAATTACTACcaact ATGATGACAAAGCTGTCATTGGTTTTCTCATCGTCCTCACGCCTCTGGCTCTGCTGCTTGTTACCTACATGATCTACATTCTGAAGAAGAGAAGGACTCG TGACGACAACAGAGATGAGGTGTTTCTGTCAACAGTGA TTTACAGTTGTGTTCCTCGATCTCACGGAGGAAAATCCTGA